A stretch of Chionomys nivalis chromosome 2, mChiNiv1.1, whole genome shotgun sequence DNA encodes these proteins:
- the Nkpd1 gene encoding NTPase KAP family P-loop domain-containing protein 1 isoform X2, whose product MQKNCNVHFTKRGRTPNEQYFLDPDSGHQKDILTEDDVYCSCLAKTLCHVPVPVTVGFYAPFGCRLHMMLDKIMTLMQQEAAQRESEELQRVQWRPRRVRGWGVPQLLWFLVFLQPVITELHLRRRNVRFLFIRFSAWQYAGTDKLWAGLVTTLCEGIRHHYGALPFSVYSVLGNKPGGPREGLCQREWHCRRRVCLALLALLAALCLGVGLLYLSLGGHAPGHSGRGVLKALGGAATTLSGSGLLMAVYSVGKHLFVSQRKKIERLVSREKFGSQLGFMCEVKKEVELLTDFLCFLEIYQRRRLRVVLEVTGLDTCYPERVVGVLNAINTLLSDSHAPFIFILVVDPSILAACLESAGNMKGTADNGYLFLNRTVTLPFSVPVMGRRTKLQFLHDAVRSRDDLLFRELTRKLQPQSQGSGSGEGTQLLAVETQADGERTQGRLDAEAARRIQEALCCLHDEHDCLYEYVPDNVVSMRRIVNTVPITVRLLQQQQHQQPDRVGPTPRHAVAWVVLANQWPCRLSWVLQCLEDRQQAGGAPEGRARLWDVFCDNSRELHTMTKALQNVLDLDGDPELFERFLGTDFPFTVAEAQSLLRCTVNLDHSIRRRMGLIRAVSALKPPSPPKSPSRDDPQASHRVNNTAGTSQVAHGSGHSRETHYPGDQTGKPRPMA is encoded by the exons ATGCAGAAGAACTGCAATGTCCACTTCACCAAAAGAGGCCGGACCCCCAATGAGCAATACTTTTTGGATCCTGACTCGGGGCACCAAAAAG ACATCCTGACGGAGGATGATGTCTACTGCAGCTGTCTGGCTAAAACCCTGTGTCACGTGCCTGTCCCTGTGACTGTGGGTTTCTATGCTCCCTTTGGCTGCCGTCTTCACATGATGCTGGACAAGATCATGA cgctGATGCAGCAGGAGGCCGCGCAGCGCGAGAGCGAGGAGCTGCAGCGCGTGCAGTGGCGACCGCGGCGCGTGCGCGGCTGGGGCGTCCCGCAGCTGTTGTGGTTCCTGGTGTTTCTGCAGCCGGTGATCACCGAGCTGCACCTGAGGCGCAGAAACGTGCGCTTCCTGTTCATCCGCTTTAGCGCCTGGCAGTACGCAGGCACCGACAAGCTGTGGGCGGGGCTGGTGACCACGTTGTGCGAGGGCATCCGCCACCACTACGGCGCGCTGCCCTTTAGCGTGTACTCGGTGTTGGGCAACAAGCCAGGTGGCCCACGCGAGGGTCTCTGCCAACGCGAGTGGCACTGCCGACGCCGCGTGTGCTTGGCACTGCTGGCACTGCTGGCCGCGCTGTGCCTGGGCGTGGGGCTGCTGTACCTGTCGCTGGGGGGCCATGCGCCGGGCCATTCGGGTCGTGGCGTGCTTAAGGCTCTGGGAGGCGCAGCCACCACGCTGTCGGGCTCGGGGCTGCTCATGGCCGTGTACTCCGTGGGCAAGCACCTGTTCGTGAGCCAGCGCAAAAAGATCGAGCGTCTGGTGTCGCGTGAGAAGTTCGGCAGCCAGCTGGGCTTCATGTGCGAGGTAAAGAAGGAGGTGGAGCTGCTCACCGACTTCCTGTGCTTCCTGGAGATCTACCAGCGACGCCGGCTGCGCGTGGTCCTGGAGGTCACGGGGCTGGACACGTGCTACCCGGAGCGCGTGGTGGGCGTGCTGAACGCCATCAACACGCTGCTGTCAGACAGCCACGCACCCTTCATCTTCATCCTGGTGGTGGACCCCAGCATCCTGGCCGCGTGCCTGGAGAGCGCGGGCAACATGAAGGGCACGGCAGACAACGGCTACCTGTTCCTCAACCGCACAGTCACGCTGCCCTTCTCCGTTCCAGTCATGGGCCGTCGCACCAAGCTGCAATTCCTGCACGATGCGGTGCGCAGCCGCGACGATCTGCTGTTCCGGGAGCTGACACGCAAGCTGCAGCCGCAGAGCCAAGGCTCGGGCTCCGGCGAGGGAACTCAACTGCTGGCGGTGGAGACTCAGGCAGACGGGGAGCGCACGCAGGGTCGCTTGGACGCGGAGGCTGCGCGGCGCATCCAGGAGGCGCTCTGCTGCCTGCACGACGAGCACGACTGCTTGTACGAGTACGTACCCGACAACGTGGTGTCCATGCGGCGCATCGTCAACACTGTGCCCATCACCGTCCGTCtcttgcagcagcagcagcaccagcagccGGACCGCGTGGGACCCACCCCGCGCCACGCTGTGGCTTGGGTGGTGCTCGCCAACCAGTGGCCTTGTCGCCTCAGCTGGGTGCTGCAATGCCTGGAGGACCGGCAGCAGGCGGGGGGCGCACCCGAGGGTCGCGCACGTCTCTGGGACGTCTTCTGCGACAACAGTCGCGAGCTGCATACCATGACCAAGGCCTTGCAGAATGTGCTGGACCTGGATGGCGACCCCGAGCTTTTTGAGCGCTTTCTGGGCACTGATTTCCCATTCACCGTGGCCGAGGCACAGAGTTTGCTGCGCTGTACAGTCAACCTGGACCATTCCATCCGCCGCCGCATGGGCCTCATCAGGGCCGTCAGCGCGCTCAAACCGCCCAGCCCGCCCAAGTCCCCATCCCGGGATGATCCCCAGGCCAGTCACCGAGTCAATAACACCGCAGGGACATCCCAGGTGGCCCATGGATCAGGACACAGTAGAGAGACACATTACCCTGGGGACCAGACGGGCAAGCCAAGGCCGATGGCCTAA
- the Nkpd1 gene encoding NTPase KAP family P-loop domain-containing protein 1 isoform X1 → MQKNCNVHFTKRGRTPNEQYFLDPDSGHQKGCCRQWYQDPVATHTHGPCQLPPKAHWQQAYRSHRGGSGCRRCPQPLILQKQQRQQQQRQPPPLPPSPLRQRHCPVRRAQKGSPAIAAARIGPASAPQPATSSPTAVSAMASSGPALPSAASALLEPSEPTEARPLPAPPACGSFTSYGADILTEDDVYCSCLAKTLCHVPVPVTVGFYAPFGCRLHMMLDKIMTLMQQEAAQRESEELQRVQWRPRRVRGWGVPQLLWFLVFLQPVITELHLRRRNVRFLFIRFSAWQYAGTDKLWAGLVTTLCEGIRHHYGALPFSVYSVLGNKPGGPREGLCQREWHCRRRVCLALLALLAALCLGVGLLYLSLGGHAPGHSGRGVLKALGGAATTLSGSGLLMAVYSVGKHLFVSQRKKIERLVSREKFGSQLGFMCEVKKEVELLTDFLCFLEIYQRRRLRVVLEVTGLDTCYPERVVGVLNAINTLLSDSHAPFIFILVVDPSILAACLESAGNMKGTADNGYLFLNRTVTLPFSVPVMGRRTKLQFLHDAVRSRDDLLFRELTRKLQPQSQGSGSGEGTQLLAVETQADGERTQGRLDAEAARRIQEALCCLHDEHDCLYEYVPDNVVSMRRIVNTVPITVRLLQQQQHQQPDRVGPTPRHAVAWVVLANQWPCRLSWVLQCLEDRQQAGGAPEGRARLWDVFCDNSRELHTMTKALQNVLDLDGDPELFERFLGTDFPFTVAEAQSLLRCTVNLDHSIRRRMGLIRAVSALKPPSPPKSPSRDDPQASHRVNNTAGTSQVAHGSGHSRETHYPGDQTGKPRPMA, encoded by the exons ATGCAGAAGAACTGCAATGTCCACTTCACCAAAAGAGGCCGGACCCCCAATGAGCAATACTTTTTGGATCCTGACTCGGGGCACCAAAAAG gaTGCTGTCGTCAGTGGTACCAGGATCCGGTGGCCACTCACACCCATGGGCCCTGTCAGCTGCCTCCCAAGGCTCACTGGCAGCAGGCCTACCGCAGCCACCGGGGTGGCAGCGGCTGTCGCAGGTGTCCCCAGCCCCTCATTCTACAGAaacagcagcggcagcagcagcagcgacaacccccacccctccctcccagccCGCTGCGGCAGCGGCACTGTCCAGTTCGCAGGGCCCAGAAGGGGTCACCTGCAATCGCCGCTGCCCGCATAGGACCAGCCAGCGCCCCCCAGCCTGCCACCTCATCACCCACAGCAGTATCAGCCATGGCCAGCAGCGGCCCAGCCCTGCCCTCTGCAGCCAGTGCCCTCCTGGAGCCCAGCGAGCCCACCGAGGCGCGGCCTCTGCCTGCGCCCCCAGCCTGTGGCTCCTTCACCTCCTATGGCGCCG ACATCCTGACGGAGGATGATGTCTACTGCAGCTGTCTGGCTAAAACCCTGTGTCACGTGCCTGTCCCTGTGACTGTGGGTTTCTATGCTCCCTTTGGCTGCCGTCTTCACATGATGCTGGACAAGATCATGA cgctGATGCAGCAGGAGGCCGCGCAGCGCGAGAGCGAGGAGCTGCAGCGCGTGCAGTGGCGACCGCGGCGCGTGCGCGGCTGGGGCGTCCCGCAGCTGTTGTGGTTCCTGGTGTTTCTGCAGCCGGTGATCACCGAGCTGCACCTGAGGCGCAGAAACGTGCGCTTCCTGTTCATCCGCTTTAGCGCCTGGCAGTACGCAGGCACCGACAAGCTGTGGGCGGGGCTGGTGACCACGTTGTGCGAGGGCATCCGCCACCACTACGGCGCGCTGCCCTTTAGCGTGTACTCGGTGTTGGGCAACAAGCCAGGTGGCCCACGCGAGGGTCTCTGCCAACGCGAGTGGCACTGCCGACGCCGCGTGTGCTTGGCACTGCTGGCACTGCTGGCCGCGCTGTGCCTGGGCGTGGGGCTGCTGTACCTGTCGCTGGGGGGCCATGCGCCGGGCCATTCGGGTCGTGGCGTGCTTAAGGCTCTGGGAGGCGCAGCCACCACGCTGTCGGGCTCGGGGCTGCTCATGGCCGTGTACTCCGTGGGCAAGCACCTGTTCGTGAGCCAGCGCAAAAAGATCGAGCGTCTGGTGTCGCGTGAGAAGTTCGGCAGCCAGCTGGGCTTCATGTGCGAGGTAAAGAAGGAGGTGGAGCTGCTCACCGACTTCCTGTGCTTCCTGGAGATCTACCAGCGACGCCGGCTGCGCGTGGTCCTGGAGGTCACGGGGCTGGACACGTGCTACCCGGAGCGCGTGGTGGGCGTGCTGAACGCCATCAACACGCTGCTGTCAGACAGCCACGCACCCTTCATCTTCATCCTGGTGGTGGACCCCAGCATCCTGGCCGCGTGCCTGGAGAGCGCGGGCAACATGAAGGGCACGGCAGACAACGGCTACCTGTTCCTCAACCGCACAGTCACGCTGCCCTTCTCCGTTCCAGTCATGGGCCGTCGCACCAAGCTGCAATTCCTGCACGATGCGGTGCGCAGCCGCGACGATCTGCTGTTCCGGGAGCTGACACGCAAGCTGCAGCCGCAGAGCCAAGGCTCGGGCTCCGGCGAGGGAACTCAACTGCTGGCGGTGGAGACTCAGGCAGACGGGGAGCGCACGCAGGGTCGCTTGGACGCGGAGGCTGCGCGGCGCATCCAGGAGGCGCTCTGCTGCCTGCACGACGAGCACGACTGCTTGTACGAGTACGTACCCGACAACGTGGTGTCCATGCGGCGCATCGTCAACACTGTGCCCATCACCGTCCGTCtcttgcagcagcagcagcaccagcagccGGACCGCGTGGGACCCACCCCGCGCCACGCTGTGGCTTGGGTGGTGCTCGCCAACCAGTGGCCTTGTCGCCTCAGCTGGGTGCTGCAATGCCTGGAGGACCGGCAGCAGGCGGGGGGCGCACCCGAGGGTCGCGCACGTCTCTGGGACGTCTTCTGCGACAACAGTCGCGAGCTGCATACCATGACCAAGGCCTTGCAGAATGTGCTGGACCTGGATGGCGACCCCGAGCTTTTTGAGCGCTTTCTGGGCACTGATTTCCCATTCACCGTGGCCGAGGCACAGAGTTTGCTGCGCTGTACAGTCAACCTGGACCATTCCATCCGCCGCCGCATGGGCCTCATCAGGGCCGTCAGCGCGCTCAAACCGCCCAGCCCGCCCAAGTCCCCATCCCGGGATGATCCCCAGGCCAGTCACCGAGTCAATAACACCGCAGGGACATCCCAGGTGGCCCATGGATCAGGACACAGTAGAGAGACACATTACCCTGGGGACCAGACGGGCAAGCCAAGGCCGATGGCCTAA